A genomic stretch from Bosea sp. F3-2 includes:
- a CDS encoding amidase: protein MTDPVNAFVAGPRARIAGNPDGPLSGLTFAVKDLFDVAGLPTGGGNHDWAKANPVPTRHAWAVQILLDAGADFVGKTITDEVSLGILGENAFDGTPTNSAAPERVPGGSSSGSAAAVAAGLCDTALGTDTGGSVRVPSSFCGLYGIRPTHGRLDLTGLMPQAPSSDTAGWFARDADTFARVSSVMLDEAPGALPTKLLLAVDAFGFADPEVADALQPMVRKLERIVGPAREEIMAPQGLSVWARAQRSLQPVEAWQTFKPWIERHNPRMAFSVAAGLIAGSQVSASERNWAALMREEARARLRHLLPPGTILCLPTTPFPAPLRGLSIPELQPMRDRITCLCAQGGLTGSPQVSIPGATVDGAPVGLSVIGGRGTDASLIAVAQAMEALA from the coding sequence ATGACAGACCCGGTCAACGCCTTCGTAGCCGGGCCACGCGCCCGCATAGCCGGCAATCCCGACGGGCCGCTTTCCGGGCTGACCTTCGCGGTCAAGGACCTGTTCGACGTCGCCGGCCTGCCAACCGGCGGCGGCAATCACGACTGGGCCAAGGCGAACCCCGTTCCCACGCGCCACGCCTGGGCGGTGCAGATCTTACTCGATGCCGGGGCGGATTTCGTCGGCAAGACGATCACGGATGAGGTCTCGCTCGGCATCCTCGGCGAGAACGCCTTCGACGGCACACCGACCAACAGCGCTGCCCCCGAGCGCGTGCCCGGCGGCTCCTCATCGGGCTCGGCTGCCGCTGTCGCCGCGGGCCTGTGCGACACCGCGCTGGGCACCGACACTGGCGGCTCGGTGCGGGTGCCGTCGAGCTTCTGTGGCCTCTACGGCATCCGCCCGACGCATGGCCGGCTCGACCTGACCGGGCTGATGCCGCAGGCGCCGAGCTCGGACACAGCTGGCTGGTTCGCGCGCGATGCGGATACCTTCGCACGGGTGAGCAGCGTCATGCTGGACGAGGCACCTGGAGCGCTCCCGACGAAGCTCCTGCTCGCGGTCGATGCCTTCGGCTTCGCCGATCCCGAGGTGGCCGATGCGCTGCAGCCGATGGTCAGGAAGCTGGAGCGGATCGTCGGGCCGGCGCGCGAGGAGATCATGGCGCCGCAAGGTCTCTCGGTCTGGGCGCGGGCGCAGCGCAGCCTGCAGCCGGTCGAAGCCTGGCAGACCTTCAAGCCCTGGATCGAGCGGCACAATCCGCGGATGGCCTTCAGCGTCGCTGCCGGGCTGATCGCCGGCTCGCAGGTCTCTGCGAGTGAGCGCAACTGGGCAGCGCTGATGCGCGAGGAGGCGCGGGCGCGGCTGCGCCATCTGCTGCCGCCCGGCACGATCCTGTGCCTGCCGACCACGCCCTTTCCGGCCCCGCTGCGCGGTTTGTCGATCCCGGAGCTACAGCCGATGCGCGACCGCATCACCTGCCTCTGCGCCCAGGGCGGCCTCACCGGCTCGCCGCAGGTGAGCATTCCAGGCGCGACCGTGGATGGCGCACCGGTCGGTCTCTCGGTCATCGGCGGGCGCGGCACCGATGCCAGCCTGA